A section of the Candidatus Bathyarchaeota archaeon genome encodes:
- a CDS encoding carboxypeptidase-like regulatory domain-containing protein codes for MSIILILLLFLPFVTLDFAYDTSRTYGYIGGGLVVTTSMNIEYDEAGNALITIAGRVIDESNKTVPKASMSIQVADPLGSTAHIALVYSKSDGTFLNEFVMKGDYLPGNYTIYLTATKVGYIDANLELPFSILILDFSISVIPDIQAIEQGVTANYSIFLIRTKGTNFPISLDIQGTPSNASAFFKDVLTTEPNSTLYMETFEDTPIGTYNLTISGEGNGINHSTLAFLQIIEGEEMNFPEYFFIYRDFDLFWILIIILLVIVIFVLLVYFKKIDKSYLKKIEKIIEPIKDKEYLATARALAKLEEMKAKNEIDEETYLKLKKEYEKKLKG; via the coding sequence ATGTCAATTATTTTGATATTACTACTTTTCTTACCCTTTGTTACTTTAGACTTCGCTTATGATACAAGCAGGACCTATGGATATATAGGAGGCGGATTAGTGGTGACCACTTCAATGAATATAGAGTACGATGAAGCTGGTAATGCACTTATAACAATTGCAGGCAGAGTTATTGATGAATCAAATAAAACCGTTCCAAAAGCCTCTATGTCAATTCAAGTTGCAGATCCTCTAGGAAGTACAGCTCACATAGCTTTGGTTTATTCCAAATCAGATGGTACTTTTTTGAATGAATTTGTAATGAAAGGAGATTATTTACCGGGTAATTACACTATCTATTTAACAGCCACCAAAGTTGGTTACATTGATGCTAATTTAGAACTTCCATTTTCAATTCTTATACTAGATTTTTCAATTTCAGTTATTCCAGACATCCAAGCCATTGAGCAAGGAGTAACTGCTAATTATAGTATTTTTTTGATTAGGACAAAAGGCACAAACTTCCCAATATCATTAGACATTCAAGGAACACCTAGTAATGCTTCCGCTTTCTTTAAGGATGTTTTGACTACTGAACCTAATTCAACTCTATATATGGAGACCTTTGAAGATACGCCAATAGGAACTTATAATCTTACAATTTCTGGTGAAGGGAATGGAATAAATCATTCAACTTTAGCATTTCTTCAAATCATCGAAGGTGAGGAGATGAATTTTCCAGAATATTTCTTCATCTACAGAGACTTTGATTTATTTTGGATTTTGATAATAATTCTATTAGTCATCGTAATATTTGTGCTTCTAGTATATTTCAAGAAGATCGATAAATCATATCTTAAAAAAATTGAAAAGATAATTGAGCCAATAAAAGATAAAGAATATTTGGCAACAGCAAGAGCATTGGCAAAATTAGAGGAAATGAAAGCCAAGAACGAGATTGATGAGGAAACCTACCTAAAGCTAAAAAAAGAATATGAAAAAAAACTTAAAGGCTAG
- a CDS encoding transcriptional regulator yields MTDEEFKIIELLKKINSNLESLSMKVEKLIKVQEDFLGRLGHKGKTLDLDEMPLDVATLLYLPDHLRKTALAISELKEATASEVSEKTGRVRAAESDYLNQLVSQGHLKKKRKGHDVYFYIEEE; encoded by the coding sequence ATGACCGACGAAGAGTTCAAAATCATTGAATTGCTTAAGAAAATTAATTCTAATTTGGAATCTCTCAGCATGAAAGTTGAAAAGTTAATTAAAGTCCAAGAGGATTTCCTAGGAAGGCTAGGACACAAAGGTAAGACCTTGGATTTAGATGAGATGCCGTTAGATGTTGCGACATTATTATATCTACCTGACCATCTAAGAAAAACAGCATTAGCAATATCCGAACTCAAAGAAGCTACAGCGTCTGAGGTCTCTGAGAAAACGGGTCGTGTAAGAGCTGCTGAGAGTGATTATCTAAACCAGCTTGTATCCCAAGGTCATCTTAAGAAGAAGAGAAAAGGTCATGACGTCTACTTTTACATTGAGGAGGAGTAA
- a CDS encoding MinD/ParA family protein, whose product MGRTLTIHSYKGGTGKTSIAANLAASYAKNGSDVCILDYDFRAPSMQVLFKGKPKNYLTDFLDEKCDISDVLIDVTKKNKTKGKLLVGLADHSTKTMREIMTKDRKWEMKALHLTLSAKAALYKDLNVDYIIFDTSPGMHYSSINALAASDFALLVTKMDEFDFEGTKELINGIYDVLGRKTGILLNKIPTMHVPIGDGQKKLEEKLGRSFNLPIFGMIPCYCDVQADGGKTIYALQQPQHPFSQSIEQLTEKLENYLGKLDSSE is encoded by the coding sequence TTGGGAAGAACTTTAACAATTCATTCTTATAAAGGTGGTACTGGCAAGACTTCTATTGCAGCCAACCTTGCAGCATCATATGCTAAGAATGGATCGGATGTTTGTATTTTAGATTATGATTTTAGAGCACCAAGTATGCAAGTATTATTCAAAGGAAAACCAAAGAATTATCTAACTGATTTCCTTGATGAAAAATGTGATATCTCTGACGTTCTGATCGATGTAACAAAGAAAAATAAAACTAAAGGAAAGCTATTAGTGGGTTTGGCTGATCATTCTACAAAAACAATGCGTGAAATAATGACTAAAGATAGGAAATGGGAGATGAAAGCACTTCACCTTACACTCTCTGCAAAAGCTGCTCTCTACAAAGACCTTAATGTTGATTATATAATTTTTGATACAAGTCCAGGTATGCATTATTCATCAATAAATGCTCTAGCAGCTTCAGATTTTGCCTTGCTTGTAACAAAGATGGACGAATTTGATTTTGAAGGGACAAAAGAATTGATTAATGGAATCTATGATGTGCTGGGTAGGAAAACCGGAATTTTGCTTAATAAAATCCCTACAATGCACGTTCCAATTGGAGATGGGCAGAAAAAACTGGAAGAAAAACTTGGCCGATCTTTTAATCTTCCAATCTTTGGAATGATACCTTGTTATTGTGATGTTCAAGCGGACGGTGGAAAGACTATATATGCATTACAACAACCGCAACATCCTTTTTCGCAATCTATAGAACAGTTAACCGAGAAATTGGAGAATTATTTAGGGAAGTTAGATTCGTCTGAATAA